The Rosa chinensis cultivar Old Blush chromosome 7, RchiOBHm-V2, whole genome shotgun sequence DNA segment CACCTCTCACTAAATTATAAGAATGTCTTGATATACTTGTCTTGATACTGCACACACACAATTCTTGTGCTTGATTCCGTTGACTGCCTGCAAATTTATGGTGATCGACAATCATATGTATTTCTCACAGCTTTGAGGctcttttttttcccctacCATCAGATTAAATCAAATGCTGTAAGAGCTCTAGGGAATCTTTCAAGATCTATCAAATGTACAATTGAATTTGAGGCGCCAGGGGATTATGGGAAAGGTTGTCAAAGAGATGTATCAATATCATACCATCCAGCTTCTTTGAGAGATTCGCGTTGGCTTGATAGGGTTATTCAGGCATTTATTTCTTGTGTTACAACTGGTAATGTCAAGGTATCGATAATCAGAATTCGATGTTTGATTGTAAAGAAATTCTAATTAGATGGGGAATGGACAAGAATGTGTGTCGTGATTGTTAATATATTGTGTTTTCTACTGAAAATTCAAAGTGTATTTAACAGGTCCAATGGAATGTTTGTCATGCTTTGAGCAACCTATTTCTGAACGAGACATTAAGACTGCAAGACATGGATTGGTAAAGCGATTCGAATCTTGTTTCTGGCATGGTTGTAATGCATTTGTTGCTGATTTAGTTCTGTTCAGGGATGTGTTTGGGTGAAAATAATCTCTGGAagacacccccccccccccccccccccccccccccccccccccacacccacccacacacacacgaaagaaagaggaagaagggTGGATGCTTTTGTAATAGTGGAATAGCTATTTGATAGTAGTGAAATCCCAAAGAGTATATAATCTCTGTATGTTCGATGGTAAGCTTGCAACTAAAAATAATAACTGATGCATGTTTGTCTGACAGGGCTCCATCTGTGTTTAGTATTCTTCTACTACTGTTACGTGATTCTTCCAACTTTAAGATCAGAATCCAAGCAGCTGCTGCTCTGGCTGTTCCAGCATCGGTGCATGGTGAGTGAAAGCATTTACTCTTGTTTCTATGTATGGTTGCCCTTGTAACTAGTCAAATGCCTTATCAATTACCAGTCTCAACCGAAGTATAAATTTTGTCTATTATCTGCTGCATGGGTTGACTGTCATCTTCTGGATGCATTCTTGCCAagaatttttctatttattttcttttggttttgtctGAGGTACTGTAAGTCATTCCTTCCTAAAATCTGGAAATTGAAACAGATGCCCATTTGTTTGTTGCAGATTATGGGGAATCTTTCTCAGACGTCATCCAGGGTCTGGAGCATATATTAGAGAATCAAGGTTCAGACCAGATTGCATCAccatcaaatttcaaatataggGTTGCCCTTGAAAAGCAGGTCAATAATCCAAATCACTTGCACCTGAGTAGTTATGTGGGCTAATATTGATTGAAACTATGCATTTTGGTTGGGCATGTGTGGTATATGGTGTGTTTAATCATTGTATCTTCTGCTTGATTCAGTTAACCTCAACCATGTTGCATGTTCTCATCCTCGCTTCAAGCTCTGATCATGAACCAGTGAAAGTTTTtcttgtaaaagtaagttgtgCATACATACTGATAGCAGCCTGCTTTCTGTATGAAATTTGACAGTTGATTGATTTTGATCCATATTGAGGAATGAGACATATTGCTGAAATGTTTGTCATTCTGGCTCATTTTCCATTTGCTGCATACAGAAAGCCTCATTCTTTGAAGACTGGTTCAAGGCACTGTGCTCATCACTAGGAGAGTCGAGTAGTCAACCGGAACTTGAAAATAAGAAGTCCCTTGAGAACCCAAAGAAAGAGATGATATGCAACGCAATTCGGTCACTAATTCAGCTGTACAATGACAGGAAGCATCATGCAATTGCCGAGAAATTTGAGAAGTTAGAGAAAAGCATACAGTGAGTTCTCTTGATCTTTCTCGATGAACTTGTACACTACATGTGTGGACACCAACCCCATGACCAAGTCCCTTGCATAGTCACCTAATACACAAAAAATACTGCTTTTCTGAAGACAAAGATTTTCGACATACTGGGCTCTCTTTTTCAATCACAACGGCATACAGAGCTCTGGACGGGGTTGGTTAGAAATTAGGATCCTAAGTGGGTCGATGTTGTTGTATTACTGTGTATGTGTTATATTAGATTATAGGGACCTTTATTTGATTTATAACGTTATTGTAGGGTGTGTATGGATTACCTAATTACAAGATGTTTTCTTCTTTCGGCTATAAATTATTAAAGTATAGGAGTCGGCCGTTTCCGTGTTGTGTCTTTCAACAAATCTTCAGTGTTGGTCACCTTTGGATTATCGTCGCTTATTACTCACCCAAGCTTTCTTTTGACCTTGTTCACCATTTGGGATTCCACTTTATGATATCTAATAAAAGTTACTACAGTGTTGAGGTTGCAAACATCAAATTATATTATCACATAAGAACTATATTCCAAGTCATGTTTTTTACTTCTTGAATTTTTACTAAAATTAATCCGAATGTCAACGTTAAGACCCGTAACTATGGATCAAGACccgtaactatggatctaatGCTATGTAatctgtttggttattaatagattttttttttttttttaaagttgtcGTTCTTGACACTAGTTCAACACCTCTCACTTACAACAAAGAACATGCGTTATTAGACACAATGGTCATACTCACGGCACTACACCTCACATCAATGCTGATTTAACAGGTCTATATCAATCAAGAGTAATCAAACTGGCAGTCACTGCGGATGATAGGATAAGTACTTTACGTGTTCAATTCTCATTTCTAGTATTTCTACTTATGAATATGAAACTGTCACTTcggctagaaaaaaaaaaaaaagagattgtGGTACATGAAGATAACCAAATCCTTTACACTAGCTGACTAGCCTATAGCAATTTGTTACTTGGGGGAAAAAGGATAAATAATGAGGAAAAAGCCAGGAAGACAAACACCTCTTTTGACCAAAGCAAATGAATGAACAATACGTGGTGGCCTCTAACTTTAAATCTCTATCTCACTTTTTGTGCTCCTCATCATGTTTCTGACTTCTACGTAGAGGTAGGTCGCCATCTTCCCTTGTTTTTTATTCTCCAGATTTAGACCATTTACAGCTCTCCAGATTTAGACCATTTACACTCTTCCTATTTTTCTTCTATGGTTTCTTACCGGAGACTTTGACCAACCCCCAAGTGCTTCTCCACTTGAGACTCCACAAGTGCCTTGATTTGAGGGGGGGGCATATCACAATAGACCATTTCTTGACCTTGATTTTTTAATGTGCTACCTCCCTTCCCATATCTGTATCCCGGAAGTTAATATATTCGTTATGAATTGGTCATTGCTTTTAACTATGAAAGTCAAACTCATGACTTCTCATTTACTCAAAAAAGAGTCATATCATTAGACTGAATGATTgtgtaaaaatattttaaagTGAATCTAAATGACTCACATTATATAGAGATAAAATGAGAAGTCGTGTATTATAAGTGATGCAAACGAGCAAATTTCACCTATAAACGTAATCTAAAAAAGTGCAACATAATACTCCTCCAACATCGCTTCTTGAAAGTGATATCACCTTCTTTTCCGTTGAAAAATTGACATCACCTTCTTTTCAGTTGAAAAATTGACAATACATTCATACTGTCTCACCTCCAAAACACTGTTAATTGAAATGGGATTTATTAAACTTATAAACGTGCACCAGTCCTTCCTACTTTTTTCTTATCCAATAATTCCTTCCTACCTTTGAATTTGATCAATAATGCAACCCCAAAATTATGAGATACCATGGAAGTGGACTGTGGACCTCACCCCCAACTTTAATGTCGTTTTCTCCCACGAGTTAGTATAGTTCCATGTAAACATACATATGACCATTGATGAGCTTCACGTGATCACCCTTTGCAAATTTAGTTCAATTCCTAATAATAGTGGGATACTTCCCTCCTCTTCATTTCTTGCACGTACACTTTTTTGTAGTACATGTCGACAGTATTATGCTCTATGCAAATCCTTACCATCATTAGGTAGAGACATTCATAGCCCTTCAACCGCCCATTTGAGTTTAAATTACAGATGCTCTGAGATTGGAGAAACCCTAATAATTTAATCTGGGTTTGGATTGTTTAGCAATTTAATGCAGCCCAGATCAGCTACAACTTTGCTTTGTGTGTTTGATTTAGTGACATCGAAGGGTGTAAAGATCATAAAATATAGCACCAACAGTGTTCCCACTTGCCCACAGGGCCAACGGCTTAGGTTAAGTTGAATAATAAACACTGTCACCTTTGTCAGTTCTTTCAGAACTTGTTGGATTCTCAGGAACCTAAAAAGGTACATACAAATTAATTTTGAATAGACTAAAATTACATTACTAAACAAAGATGGTGAGGAGCAATTTGAGGCTGGTCAGTCTCTTCTCTTTCTGTGGAGGCCGCAAATGTCGTTTTGTAGACAAAATCCTCACTTAAGAGAGTCCCTTAATTACTCTCCTCTCTCTATTTTTAGGTCCAAACAAATTGGGGTACGCCCTCAAACACCTTAAAACTAAACCCCCAATAACAAACTGAACCTCTCTGCAcaactccatcatcatcatcttctccttctccctTGCCTCTTTTTCAcaccaagaaaacaaacaaaaaagagagaaagaaatgcATAGTTGTTGCAAATACACACCACTTTTAACCAATCACCAATTTCCCAGTTCCTGTAATCGCGGAGGGCCCTTTTAACCTCTTCATTCTAATtctaattatttattattaacttTATTATTTATCATTAGCCTTTTAGATCTTCCCCCACTCTTTGATTATTACTTCTAATAGATGGAAACAAATGTTACTTAGAGGCTGTATGTGAGGTACTACTGTACTGGGGGAGAAGTAGTCAGACAGATATTCACAGCCTTGTGGTTGAGGTTTTCCTCTCTCAGGTAAATAATAAAAGGCTCTGTCTTTTTTGGGTTTCTTTGtttatagaaatatatacacacCTAGTACTACTACTGTGGCCTCTGGATAATACCCATTTCCAGTGGCTTCTGGTCTATGCTGTTATACACGTTTTCTGTGGGTTTCCTTGAGAATCCATTGATTGGGAGTTGGGGGTCTTCTTGTGGTTTCATGACAAGAAACTTTTGGGggtcagaaaacaagcaaagAATAATAGCAAACAGAGATAGGGTAGAAGCTTCAGAGACTACAGAGGAGGAGGGTCTCCAaagtttgtgattttgtttttagATTCAGCTTCTGTTTCTTGCAATTAGGTACATTAATGATTGCTGTACTTCGCTTCCTCCTTtggttttcttgattttttttttgttagttttgCTTATTGGGATCTTGTAGCTTTGCCTTTTGAGTGTTTGGATCTCTGTGAAATttgtatattttcttttgtgttctggatttgaaacaaaataggaacATTCATTGATGTGGGGATGGATGAAGGTAGGTAAAGACTGGATCTTTAAGTTTTTGTTTGATAGTTAAGAGTGTGATCTTGATGTTTCGCAAAAGATGTATGGTGGGGTGAGGTTGGTCAAGATTATATGTGGGGTTGGTTTTACAATTTTTGAATAAAGCTTGAAACTTTGACATTGTTGATTGGTGATGGCTATAgtgtgttgttgttgttgatgttTTGTAATTTGAATTGAAACTTCTGCAGAGACCAAAATGGCTAGGGACTATGGTGGTGGATCACCAAAGCACCACCAGCTTGAATCCAAGAAGAAGAGGCTGACTATGATCTTTGGGGTTAGTGCACTTTGCATAGTAAGTTACTGCTTAGGAGCTTGGCAAACCACTTCTGCTCCCGTCAGTCGGTCTGAACTCTACAACAGGGTTGGTTGCGATGATGTTTCTAGCCAAATGAAGACCTCCAATGCCTCATCGGAGTCTGTTGCACCTCACTTGGATTTCGAAAGCCATCACCAAGTGAATATCAACAAATCCGAGGCAGTCCAGAAGTTCCCACCGTGTGCCATGACGTACAGTGAGTACACTCCTTGCCAGGATCCGAATAGGGGGAGAAAATTCGACAGGAAAATGTTGAAGTACAGAGAGCGGCATTGCCCCACTAAAGAAGAACAACTCCTTTGCTTGATACCGGCTCCACCAAAGTACAAGACTCCTTTTATGTGGCCTCAGAGCCGGGATTTCGCCTGGTATGACAACATTCCGCATAGGGAGCTTAGCATTGAGAAAGCTGTTCAGAATTGGATTCAAGTTGAGGGTGACCGGTTTAGATTCCCTGGTGGAGGTACCATGTTTCCAAAAGGAGCTGATTCTTATATAGATGACATTAATGCGCTCATTCCTCTTACTAAGGGTCAAATCAGAACTGCAATTGACACAGGCTGTGGTGTAAGTAGCATATCAAACTTAGAATTCACTACTCGTTTGTATAATGTGAATGCTAATGAACTTTTATTGTTGGTTTATTAAGGTTGCAAGTTGGGGTGCTTACTTGTTGAAGAGGAATATCTTGACAATGTCTTTTGCTCCAAGAGATACGCATGCAGCACAGGTCCAGTTCGCATTAGAGAGAGGAGTTCCTGCTATGATTGGTGTCATGGGTTCAAAAAGGCTTCCCTACCCGGCCAGGGCTTTCGATATGGCTCACTGTTCCCGCTGCTTGATACCGTGGCAGAATTATGGTAAGCATGAAACTCTTGCATAAACTAAACAGTTTAAATTATGGGATTGAATACTTCGACACTTTTATACTCATCAAATGTAGGTCACTTTGACAGTGACTTGCATGTAAGAATTTAGGGTGATCCAAAAGCACGACCATGCTTAGTGTACTGGTTGCAAATTGGTTGAGCTACATGctgagagtgtgtgtgtgtgtgtacacggAATGAACATCTCACCTAACAGCTTTGATATAGAGAAACTAATCCGTCAGCTTAAAATGTACAATTCGCCGAAAAGTGTAAAGTTGACCACTAATTTCTCGGTTCTCACATGATAGGTTACTTAATACATGTGGATTTTCTTGTGACTTTGAGCAGATGGTCTGTATCTAATTGAAGTGGACAGAGTTCTAAGGCCGGGCGCTTACTGGATTCTTTCCGGGCCCCCTATTAACTGGAAAAAACACTGGAGAGGATGGGAGAGAACCCAAGAAGACTTGAAACAAGAGCAAGATGCTATTGAGGCTGTTGCGAAGAGCTTGTGCTGGAAGAAGGTGATTCAGAAGAATGATCTTGCTATCTGGCAAAAGCCTCTTAATCACATTGAATGCATCAGAAGCAGGAATGTCGTTAAGACACCACATCTATGCAAATCAGACAATCCAGATATGGCTTGGTACTACTACTCCCCGAGCTTCATTCATGATAttttattgatttgatttggtataaaaaatataaaaaaagatcCTGTTGTTGACTCTGTTTGTTGTGCTTAAAAGGGACAGAAATATGGAAACTTGCATTACACCTCTACCAGAGGCAAACAATCCGAATGATGTTGCTGGTGGGGCATTGGAGAAGTGGCCTGAGCGTGCATTTGCCATCCCGCCTAGAATCAGCAGTGGTTCAATACCAGGAATCACCCCGGAGAAACTTAAAGAGGATAATGATCTGTGGAAGCAGAGGATGGAACGTTACAAGCGGATTGTACCAATTTCCAAAGGAAGGTATAGGAATGTGATGGACATGAATGCTTACCTCGGTGGATTTGCTGCTGCAGCGTCGAAATATCCAGTCTGGGTTATGAACACAGTTCCTGCCAATACAAACCAGGACACTCTTGGTGTGATTTATGAAAGGGGTTTCATTGGTACCTACCAGGATTGGTGTGAAGCATTTTCGACGTACCCCAGAACTTATGATCTCATCCATGCTGGCGGTGTCTTCAGTATATATCAGGACAGGTAAAACTTGCTAGATCACAATTTACCTCAATGCTTTTGGTATTGTAATTCGTAATTTCATGGTCTAATGTGCTTTGTATTACAATTACTGAAGGTGTGACATCACATACATATTGCTGGAAATGGATAGAATTCTGAGGCCAGAAGGAACCGTTATATTTAGGGATACTGTGGAGATACTTACGAAGATAAAGGCCATTACAGATGGGATGAGGTGGAAGAGTCAAATTATGGATCATGAGAGTGGACCTTTTAATCCAGAGAAAATTCTAGTTGCTGTCAAAACCTACTGGACTGGTGAAGCTAATAAGCAAAGCTAGTAGAGTTGTAGTAGTGTACTCTTTTTCCTTATGCTTGCAACCCTCTTTTTGTatctgtttcttttttgttctataTCATCACCATGTTATTATCCTCTGGGAATTTGTAATCGAATATTAAGCATCTAATTGAGAAAAGGGATAGTTTTGCTCATTCATTGTGCATTATACTTCTGTGGGTAGGTCATACTACTTCTACTTCCAAGGAACAGGTATTGTATATTATTGACTTAATGGTGTCAAGATTTGACAAGGCTGGATGAAtccaaacaatagaaacatGACGCAATAAACAACCAAGTGTACTATTCATATTCATATTCATATTCATATTGAACTTGAAGTCATACACCCATTAATAATTCAATCAAGCAAATACAAATTTAACTGATGAATCTTAAGTAAACTCTTTTATTGTGAAATCTTGAGCATTTTCTCTCGATATTTCATTTCATGATCTTATCATTGATAAAGTATTGAGTTTTATAAATTGGAAAATcttgatcttttttttatttttaatgattTCCAAAAGTTGAAAACCGGGCAAATCATATATAtaaatccattgagattttttAAGTCCATCAAATTGAGCGTATTCTAAAATCATGCATAATGCATTACAAATTGTGAAATTATGACATTGGaaaaattttaagaaataagAATCTTGACATGGTTTAGAGTTACGTAGTGTCATAAAGACACTTGTGGCATGCCAAAACATGCAAAACATCGTCAACACATTTTTTCCTCAAAAATTCTCTGTCATGATCTCAAAGTCTCTCACTAGTCACTACTAGTAAAAGGATGGAGATTTTCCAAACCTTATCCAGGACATTTTTATCAAGTAATGGGCTGAAAGGGACAAGTCCCGACTAGGGTACAGTTGGAGGAGTTGGGAAGTAAGGGATAGGTCCCAAATAAGGTATTGTTGGGGAGTTGGGAAGAGGGTTGAACAGACATGCACTACAGTGATACTACTACTTGGAGGCTCAACGCCTCAACTAAACAGATGCCGACTCAAAGTCCGGTCAAATTTAGGTTCAAACGACGGTAAATGAGTGCAGAAAACCCAGACTGAACCAGTATCCAGGATTTACTAGTACTATAGTCACTTTGTGACCTACTTTACGTTAGCCAAAACTCGACAAAACGTAATAAGAGTCAGATTGGATAGAACTGGTGCAAGACTGCAAAGGCGGGCCTTGATTGGGTTATATTGGCCCCgattcttttttctgttttgtggtctTAAAAATACTTCGATTGAAAGCTCAAAACGAAAAGTGAAGAAATACAGCAGCAAAATAGGCAAAgccaagaagaaacaaaacttCTTACTTCATAATAGTAAAACTCGGGAACCGAGAAAGGAATACAACCAGAAACCTTGAGCAGTAGATAGCAGATCCCCAGAACATAAAGTGTGTCACAGTCAAGTCAGTTGACACTAGCTAGGAGTTAGAAATTCAACTGTCCCAGACCCAGACCCATGGACAACCAAGATTAATGAACGATACCGACCAACATCAACCCCAGCAACTGATTTAGTGGGTAGAAATCTATCAATTTCAGGAAGCAGCTGTAATGATTCTGTATTATCATTCAATGAGCATACGTAGAATCAGGACTCAGGGATGAAAGAACCAAAGTGGGACCAAAGTTGTTTTTCATGATCAACACTGTGCTTCCCTATTTCCAGCTTGTTCATTAGTACACGTTCTTGTCAGAATTCTTTTGTCTTTTTCAATATccactgtgtgtgtgtgagagagagagagagagagagagatatacaTTGTTGGTTAGTTAACAAATGTGAGCGTAGGGTACTAGTGTCGATCGACATTAAAGAAGTTGGGCTAAGgttttgaaaatttctgttgttGTGTTGGATGGTTAGATTTCTTCATTATGATAATCATCTTACAAAATTTATAATTTCCTAATCTTATTTAGAAGAAAATGAATTGTCATAAATTATATATTCTAAATTATTACATCTTGAATTACTTCAAAATGTGAAAAACTACCAAATCATTTGAGATTCACAAAGAGTAAGCAACCTTTGTTTGATCATATTCACTTTGTTTATGAACAGGAGAAACTGAGACATTCTAAAGAGTCGATAAGAAAGAACCCCAACACACCCTCGATTTATTAGAAAATCCAGGCTTGCACAATCAAGTGTTATCGAAACAATATTTACTCTGTACGAAGTGGTGTTAGGTCAGTGGTTAAAGTATCCACTACTTACGATCAAGGTCTTGGTTTCGAATCACTATGAGACAAAAGTGAAATCATTTGATCCTAtttttaaaagttaaaaaaaaaacctatacaTCTATACAATAATTTTTTACCACCACGGCAAACTATCATATCAACTAGTCATCTTCAGGCCTTCCTTTACTACCAACATCTCCACACGTTCAACAAATGACACACACATGATCGACCTAATTCTCACCACCATATGTGCTTTTGTATGATCTCAAAACCTACACCTCCCATGCTTGATGTATTGTCAAAAACATCATACGAGCTTAACGTAAACTAAATAGAATATCAAACACTTTATCCCAATAACTGCTTATTTCTAGTCAACGATGTTCAAAAAGATAAACATCATCAAAATCTAAATAATTATGAAATCATAATGAGGTCAGCAACATAATTTTCTCATTTAAACTTAAAAGTTAAACTCTTTCGTGATCTTCTATTATTTAGTTGTCAATTgtgtcgaaaaaaaaaaatttccaaaatgGTATACGCCTTGCTCTTGGGGTAAAGCACCTTTGGGTTCAGTTGCAATCACTTTGCCACTTTGGGCACTAGTCCTTCCCATTTGTCTGGCCACAACTGAACTGTTGGTGCGTGTGACGCTGTGAGGCCACCCACAAAGTACACCatatataaattacaacccagACTTGGTTTTTGTGGACTCGGCACGCTGAAGAGAGCCTAAAGCCCACCACTTGTCGACGCTGCGATAGCAAGCAATGGGAGACGATGCGCAGAAGAAGAGCTCTGGTTCTCTGGACGCCCTACAAGCTGAAGTCACCAAGGCCATGGAGGGCGCCAAGTCGTTACAGGACTCGGCTTCCTCCTTCATCTCCAGAAACTCCAGCGAGGAACAGTCGCTTCGCCTGCGAGCCCAGTCTCTCGATTCCACAATCCGCCGCCTCCGTTCCCAAATCTATTCTCTTCATCATCACGACAACAAGGCCGTCGATCCCAAGCTCTGCGAAAAGGCAAGTTGTCCAATTTCTTATGTCTTCTGCATGCAATACCCAATCGTGTACTGAATCCAACCCATCTGGTCATGGCAGCTGGAAGAAGATTTGCACAGGGCCACGTGTGTTTTGACGGACGGCGACGCCGGTTCTTTTCTTCCTCCCAAGGCTCACGGTACCCTTGTTCCTAAACTTTGGTGTTAAATTTGATCTTGTAATTTTGGTTTGATGTATTTTAAAGGGTTGGTATTTTATGTGGCAGGGGGGTTTCTGAGGATGTTTCTTGGCCCCATCAACGTGCGTTCCTCTAGCAAAGACATCCAACTCAAGGTTAAAGAGGAATACAATGCTTACAGAGTAAGGGATTGCTTTTTCCCATTTTGCGACACTGTTGCCTTTCACTTTTTCCGGTTTGTGAGGTTCTAAGTACAGTGAGAGTTTTGGATATTGGAGGGAATAGATTCATGAGTAGattgttgatttgtttgtgtgatTAAAGCTGagtttggtacagaatatggtTCTACAATCACGCCTATTGCAATTATTGAACGCAAATTAGATACTCTGATTATTCATCTTTGGGAGGTTTGGCATTTAGACCACTTTCATTTACAAAGTACGTGAGTGTGCTTCTTCTGCTTTGCCAATTGCCCCGGTTTTGCTTTTACCATTTTTGGCACAGAATTTTTTGGGGTTTGTAGGTAAACATTCTTCTCACATTCTAAGTGCCAGTAAATTTTCCTGACTAGGCTTAGTTTAGATAAGTGAGTGCAGAATCTG contains these protein-coding regions:
- the LOC112175838 gene encoding probable methyltransferase PMT18, whose product is MARDYGGGSPKHHQLESKKKRLTMIFGVSALCIVSYCLGAWQTTSAPVSRSELYNRVGCDDVSSQMKTSNASSESVAPHLDFESHHQVNINKSEAVQKFPPCAMTYSEYTPCQDPNRGRKFDRKMLKYRERHCPTKEEQLLCLIPAPPKYKTPFMWPQSRDFAWYDNIPHRELSIEKAVQNWIQVEGDRFRFPGGGTMFPKGADSYIDDINALIPLTKGQIRTAIDTGCGVASWGAYLLKRNILTMSFAPRDTHAAQVQFALERGVPAMIGVMGSKRLPYPARAFDMAHCSRCLIPWQNYDGLYLIEVDRVLRPGAYWILSGPPINWKKHWRGWERTQEDLKQEQDAIEAVAKSLCWKKVIQKNDLAIWQKPLNHIECIRSRNVVKTPHLCKSDNPDMAWDRNMETCITPLPEANNPNDVAGGALEKWPERAFAIPPRISSGSIPGITPEKLKEDNDLWKQRMERYKRIVPISKGRYRNVMDMNAYLGGFAAAASKYPVWVMNTVPANTNQDTLGVIYERGFIGTYQDWCEAFSTYPRTYDLIHAGGVFSIYQDRCDITYILLEMDRILRPEGTVIFRDTVEILTKIKAITDGMRWKSQIMDHESGPFNPEKILVAVKTYWTGEANKQS